The Chanos chanos chromosome 3, fChaCha1.1, whole genome shotgun sequence genome segment TTTTCACTGTGGGTATGCGTGTGACGTTAGTTATAGCTATCGCCACGCAAGCAGCACTCTCCACCTAGCATGGCGCATAGCTCAACAAGTCTACACAGCTGGGAGTGTGAAAATTTATAGTGATTGGTTTTGCAGATGttggaggaagtgtgtgtagaCTTAGTTAGTTAGGATAGTTAGTAAAAGAGgcctgaaatgaaaaaaaaaccaacattttGCTGGAATTTTGAAATACCTGATGTAAAAGGTAAAAGGCTTCTCATGGGAAGCTGGTGTTCAGTCCAGTCTGCTCAACACTCTGGTGTTGGCTTCCCACTCAACATGTTCTTGTCATGTTTAGCTGGAGAGGGGTGGACTTTAACTCTAGTTCAGTGTGGAATGTTGTCTGACAGTTAGGAATTGACCTTTGACTTCTGCCCCATTCAGATGAGCCTCCACTGCCGGGTTCCCAGGGGGCAATGCAGTTAACCTTCCGTAAACTGGGCTTTGACTACTACCCCTTCCACAGGCCAGGTCAGtgaacagcagtgtgtgttgattgtgttGCATGCTGGGGTATATCTGCTGTGTTGCATTCTGGgatatatttgagtgtgtgccTTACTCTTCTTAGAGTCCACTGTTCAGAACTACATTTATTCCACTGAATGTCCCATCTCAATAGTTATATAACAGTCAACCATTTCCCACAGTAAAGTCACTCTGTGTATGGTGAAGCTGTCTCACTCAGTATAGTaatgactgtattactgagttCTAGAATTTGGAGTTGACGGGAATTGTGCTGTATTTTCAACCTGATGAGTGAGAAAAggtctgagctgtgtgtgtatgtgtgtgtgtgtgtgtttctctgtaggTGATGGGTGTCGTCACTGGGAGAGGCACTGTGGAGCGATGGAAGCCCATGCTCAGTGGGCTGCCAGGCTGCTGCATGACTTCCAGAGACGAATGGAGAATTCTGAGATTCCTGGACCTCACTCTCAACCTTCTCCATCTGCCAAAGATTCACCTGCCAGAAAAGTCCAGGGTGAGAAAAGCCCGGCCCCAAGCCAGGATAACTCTGAACAGTGCccttatctatctgtctatcacattctgtctctctgttggtctctctctctgtctggctatCTATCTGTCAGTTTGAGCTTTAAGTATTCAGTTTATGTATTCTTATGACTTCAGTGACACTTTAAAATAGAGAGAAatgcagtcaaacacacatcttCCAGTTCCATTTTACCTGGTTAAGTATCATTAAAGtgtcttttatctctttctctttctctctgttttccattcTGTGGTGCAGTAGGCGATGGAGAGGCCAAGCCCAGCCCTGAGCGGAGTcagtcttcctcttcttcctctcgcCGGAGTTCAGCTGTCCCTCCCACAGGGACCCCACTGAAAACCCTTCGCTCCAGCTGCATGGTGGTCCGCATGGACGACCTGAATATACACCAGGtcatacaggaaaaaaaaaaacacactcacagcaccTGTACACAGTCACATATGTATGCCCATTCATACATGCACTAACACTCCATAAGGCACATGTCAATCACATTTTTTATGTGTAATCACACATAGACTCattctacacacaaacactctgaaGACCTGCTTTCAGTAGCCATACATTCAAagtcatatacatataaacattcaTACAACACAGTGTACGGTCTTTTGCAGTGCCACATTACGACTTTAATTTGACCTGTTCATCACAGGCCAACAGAGAAGCCTTGACCATAATAGACTTTGTTATAGAAAACCCCTCACTGTGTACATAAGGAAGAATAAATGTGGTCAGGCTGACTGCTAACCACTGGGGTGGGACCTCCACTCTCCTGAATCAGGGAGTGGCCCATCTTCTGTAAAGGTTTTTTCTTTCAAGTTTTAGAAATAAAGGGGAGacctacttacacacacacacacatgcacatgcgcgcgcacacacacacatatgtacatttatatatatgtgtgtgtgtgtgtgtgtgtgtgtgtgtgtgtgtatgtgtatatatgtatatataaatgtgtgtgtgtgtgtgtgtgtgtgtgtgtatacatacatacatacatatatatatatataaataaatgtatgtacatgtgtgttagtgtgtgtgtatgcttttctttttgaaaacagCAATGAAATGTAATGCGAGGTTCTTTGGAAATTTGCTTCTTGTTTGGCTTTTACTAGCTTAGTGTGGCTGATACATCTGAAACTGACTTCCTTAGGTGTCCACCAGGGGGCGGCACAGTAAGAAGACCCAGTCTCTGCTCTCTTGTAACCGCAAAGCCTTGCACTTGCCAGATAACACCCCAGCCATACACCTTCAATTCACTGAGTACTACTTCCCTGACAACCCGGGTCTGCCAGGTACTACAGAGTACACttatcacagccacacattTCAGTGGATGTTGCTGCAATAGGAAATGATACCAGGAAGAGGAAAAACGAAAGAGTGAATATTGATATTATAAAGAGAGTAATGTAAGCCAATACTATCAGAGCCAATAGAATTTTAAGTTGTATTAGAATGGATTCAAATGTTGGCTCCCAGTGAGTTTATCAATATCTACtgattgatatttttttctaatgagTCCACTCCTGAAAAAACACCAGTGCAGAAAGAATTGAGGTagattcagtcatttttcatgtGATTTGCCtctaatctctgtgtgtgtgtgtctgtgtgtctgtgtgtgtttgtgtgtctgtgtgtgtctgtgtgtgtctgtgtctgtgtgcatctgtgtgtacgCACAGTGCCATGTTCTAACCTGTATGCCCAGGTGAATGGGCTGCAGTTGTGTTTAGACCCAATCAGTCTCGTTTGGATGAGTCTGTTTGGTCGCGGGCTGCACCGAACACTGGACCAAGTCAAAGCCTTCTACCACCTGCAGGACAGCAGTAAGAGCGATGAACACATCGATATCCGATTGGATGCGGCACAGCTGAGGGTATGACACAGATTCAGGGCGTGTCGGCAACTTGTGTAGACAAACATGAACACGTCAGTATGAAAAATCATTGTGTGGGTGCttattttcaaagaaatgtCATTTGAGGGGTTTCATTTGTGCAGCTTCCTGTTTTGAGTATCTAACACGCTAGTCCGCTTGacatgtaactgtgtgtcaCATAAAAGCATAAGATACAAAATCGGGAAagggtctttttttattttaatgtccCAAGTTAGGATATGGACTAATACTATTTTTGTCCCTTCAGCTGATAATTCCTCTGGAGTCATCAATTCTGGACCACCCAGACCGTCCTCAGTCTCTGAGTATAACTGTTCCCCAGTCAGTGCTCAGTAACACTCGTCACTGCCCTCACGGCTCCCGCGCTGACCTGGGCACAACCTACGGCAGCTTCTCTTCTCGCTCTTTCTTCCAACCCGAGTCGCCACGCTGTTTTCCTGGAGACCAGAACAACTTCCACCCCCTTCCCTCCGTCTTTCTCAAGCACTCTCTCGAGACGGAACCCCAGCCGCTCCTGGACAAGCGTCCGCATCGATTACAGGACATCTGGTTGCTCAGTCTATCCCGAGCGGCTCTGGGCTTCGAGGGTGCTCGTCGTGGGCCCAGGGGGAAAGCCCTGCCTTTTGTGGAACCTTTTGCCATGTCGGTGTGGATGTGTCGGCCAGCTGCCTTCGTCCGTGGCTGTGTTCCCTCCCCCTCAGAACAAACCCTTAAAGATCCGTCCGACCCCGGTCAAGCACTGCAGTACGAGATCACCGCTCCCAATTTCCCCAGCGAAGGAGATCAGATGGAGAGCCAGACAGGGCCTCCCAATGCCTCCATTCACATCATCGCCCAGTCTATCTCTCCAGTCAAAGTGTGGCTTAACCATTACCAGTATGTGGCCCTGCTGAGGATGAAGGACAGCCTGACGCGTCTTGCGGCTGACCTTGGccttggtggtggtggtggtggcggtGGGGGGCAGGTTGCGGCAGAACCCCCGTCGGTGTGTGTGGCAGTTCTCATGGACGTGGTAGAACTGGGCTTGCTGATGCCACCAGCGATTGGAGAACCAGAAGAGGAGGCTCTGGCCCCTGAGGAGACCGACAGCCCCAGTTTAACAGATTCAgaactctctccctcccatcgCAGTGCCGAGCCCGGCCCGCTGGAGGATAGCGGGATCGGCGGGAACGGGGCGGTGAGCGTGGAAAGGAGCGAAGGGGACGGAGATGAGGAGGAATGTGTTGAAGAGGCTTGCGAAGCCTTGGAGGAAGGTCTGGATGGACAGATCGGTCTGGAAGATGAATCCCAGGTCACAGCCTCTGCCCTTTCACCTCCAACTTCCCCAGGCCACCTCCCTGTGATTTCTAGAGATGCATCCACCTTCAGCCTGGAGGGAGAGCTGTCTAATGCCCTTAACGCGACTAAAGATGTTACCAAAGATGCGCTGAACGCCTCTCTGGAGGTCACTAAAGGGGCACTGTCAATCACTAAAGATGCCTTCAGCATCCTCAGCAGAGGGTCAGCCATGAGCAAACTCTTCAGTGGCCAGGCCAAGTACGTTCCTCAGGGTTTCATTAAACCGAAAGTTCAGCATGTAGACTGTAACGATGTACTGATTGAAATGTATTCGTGTTTGTCTGCAGTAGCCATTCAAAGCTCTCTTTAAAATCACTGCATTGCTGTTTGTCTAAATTCAGAATCACTTGGATGTTTTGTTATGTGAGTAGATGTGGTATGTAAGTCTTAGCTAGTATGTATTTTTGCTCTGGAGCCTGATGTGACATGTGAAAAATCAAAGTAGTtacatgttagtgtgtgtgttagtgtgtgtgagagtgatttTGCAGTATTTCTGCTTATTGTCTCTCTGCTCAGTCACTGGGGCTTTTGAGTAAACTAAGGCACATCAGGTCCTGTTATGTACAGTTTACATTAAGAAGATACCTGGTCATCTGCTTAGTGACAAGGTCGCATTTGTTCCACTGTGCTGTCTCGTAACACCAAACACCTGTTGTAAGAGAGCGTGCAAATCTCCCTTCATAAAAAATACTAACcactcattttttctttgtcttgatACAAATCTGGTTTTAAAGATAGTAACTACTGTGTCAGAATAGAGTAAATTAAGAGCTGAATTTATTTGTTGGTTTCAACTGTATTTATCATTTTGAATGGAATTTTTTGTACATGAGTTGTTTTATTTCCCCTGTCATGTTTGGAGATATACCTCTCCAGTGTTAAAGTACATTGAACTCTACTCTGTGTGGCTGTAGGGATCCGAGCTCTCGTCCGGAGGAAGCCAGTCCGTCACTGGTGGGGGGTTTGCGACTGCAGCCCATGAAACAGTCACCTTCCCAGAATTCCTATGACAGTGCAGTCTTAGAGGGTAGTGTGGCAGACGACCGGCTTTCCGTGGACAGTGACACCAGCGAAAACTTTGTCATCCTCATGGACTCTGGtagataaaacataaaacacaaactctaCAGTCAGTGGTAGGAAGAGGGACTGCGCAAGCTGAGATAAGATGTTGATTAAACTATTTTGTGTAGAAATTGTGAAGTTTACTTAAAACCCTAAAATTCACGCAGGAGACTTGAAAACTTCacttttggtctttttttggttttgcctCTAGTCTTTTATCTTTAATTATGGTAGTATTTTCTggtgtcattattattatagtttTCAAATATCAAATGGATATGTGTTGCTTGAGTGATTCTTTTTGAACAGGGTTATTATATAGTTCAGCTGTGTGTTGGAATTTCAGACACGGGTGTAGAGTCTTTGCGTCCCAATGGCACGCCCGTTCACACGAGCAGTCGAGAAAGTCCCGCCCCAGGCACCGAGTCGTCTGCTGACCTGAGCAGTTCACTGTCTCAGAGCACTGAGGACATCTCACAGGACACAGTGAGTCCGAAAACTTTAATAGACCGACCAACCATGCCTTACgtcacctcctccaccctccaAACAGCCTTGCCTTGTACCTAACCAATTCTATTCTACTCAGTCAACCCTGTTTATTCCAGCCACACCTGCCTTATACCTAACCAATTCTGTTCTACTCAATCAACCCTGTTTATTCCAACCACCCCTGCCTTATACCTAACCAATTCTGTTCTACTCAGTCAACCCTGTTTATTCCAACCACCCCTGTATTATACCTAACCAATTCTGTTCTACTCAATCAACCCTGTTTATTCCAACCACCCCTGTATTATACCTGACCAATTCTGTTCTACTCAATCAACCCTGTTTATTCCAACCACCCCTGTATTATACCTAAGCAGTTCTATTCTACTCAGTCAACCCTGTTTATTCCAACCACCCCTGTATTATACCTAACCAATTCTGTTCTACTCAGTCAACCCTGTTTATTCCAACCACCCCTGCCTTATACCTAACCAATTCTGTTCTACTCAATCAACCCTGTTTATTCCAACCACCCCTGTATTATACCTAAGCAGTTCTATTCTACTCAGTCAACCCTGTTTATTCCAACCACCCCCTGTATTATACCTAACCAGTTCTACTTTACCCAGTCAGCTCTGTCTAATCTAACCCTACCTTCCTACATACCAAACAATTCTGGGTTACCTGACCAATCCTCTCTCAGTTAATCGACTCTGCCTTACCCAACCAGTCACGCCAAGTCCTGCATTATTTACCAAGCTGTGCCCAGGCCTGCCTCACTTAACCACACTATACTTTATTTGTCATCTGCTTTCCTTTACCACAATAATGTGAATTACCTGTTATATCAGTCACATTGTATGACTCCTgctataataatgatgatgataatgattgtGAAGCATTGTATGATACTGTCTTTGTTCCTCCATGCAGGCCTCTGTGTTGatgctgtgtttgagtggagTGGGCACTGTGACGGAGGTGCGAGGGGAGGATGTAGTTGTAGCTGTGGAGGTCCAAGAGCTGGTGACCAAACAACTCGGCAACCAGAGAATCAGTGAGCTCCTACTGGGCCTCACTGCAGCACCAGGTTAGATCGGCtaacgcgcacactcacacacgcacttacacatatatatctgtgtgaCTGGATATGACCACCTGTCTGTAACTGTATGCTTATTTTTCTCATCAGTCACATagtttctttcatctctcttgaAGCTCTTACCTGCCTTTGCATTCTGAGTTATTTATCTGTATATTTTCAGGAGTtgtttacctcttttttttttttttttgtgggtctTTATTGTAGGCCTCCCCTCCTCACAAAGTGGCCCTGTGTCTCCTGGGCCAGGGCAGGCTGTGCTGCAGCGCCCCCCGGTGATGTGTATGAGGATGGAGCTGGGTCCGTGTGCGGGCCGTCACGCTCCGGTCTGTGAGACTGTTGGCTTTCTGGAGCTGCATATGAATGGCTGTGGGGCGGAGCTGCTGACCTCTACGCTGGCTACGATTGGACCTTTCCTGGAAGACGAGCTCACTGCTGACATTCAGCCAATGAGAATCCGAGTGGATGACACTGAAATCACTCTGAgggtgaggatgaggaagaatGATAATAACCTGGTTATGACATGAAGAAATTTCCCCATCCATATCACATCATTCAAAGATTTCAGTGCTTTCTGTATGTCACGTTGTCCCTGATCATTTCTGAATTCTAGGGTATGCATTACCAGGGAACTCCTGTTACATTCAAGAACTTAAGTATGAAGTCAGCTTAAGGACAAGCAAGGAAATTTGTGAAGttgaaatatttctgtcatttccaaacccctgtctttctctcttccccctctctctctctttctctctctctctctccctctccccctctctcctgtctgtcttctAGGATGACGGACCCCGTGTGTACCCCACTGCCCCCCAGCCCGTTCCAGTAGTGTTTCATCTGAACAGAGTGGTGCTGGAGCGCTCTGATGATGGAGCATTCACTTTAAGAGGTGACTAACAGGGCAGGGAATGAGTGATGTCTGCTGGCGTAACCGTAACCAGCAGATAAACACGAAGTGACACGACATCGTGACCTTATGTCATGACATTTGCTTAAGGTCAGATGGGTTtttagagggaaagagagagttggggaGAGAGTCACAGAACTGGTGAAAGTGTAGGGATTGTAAGAATGCTATGGTCAGttaaagagagggaaatgttcATCGTGTGATGTGTGGTTTTGCTTgggctgtgtatgtggttaGCGCTGCTATCAGTAaggctggaggagaggaggctgGAAAGATGTACTGTGTAGCAGtattgtgagagagaaagattcatTGCAGAGCTTACACAGATAGAGTTATACAGTTTTCTTTATTACCTTTTAGGTCATTGATAAGAACACCATTTATCATACTCCTCTGTCACTATTGATCAGCACTCAGCACcgacacttactcactcactcactcattctctctctctctctctctctctctctctctctctctctctctcacacacagcttgCCCCCGGCAGTCAGAGGAAGAAAGCACAACTAGCACTGATACATGTCGGGATAAATGTGACAAACCTACGCCAGAGCAGAGCAAGGTATGTTCAGTCAGTGCCCACAGACACAGTCCACGTACAGCGTGATCACTGAACGCCTGCCTCGTGTCTCGCTGCCTAAACACAGTGTGACAATGTTGTTTTCCTGATTAGCTCTAGTGTGTCAGAACGATTCTGAGCCATTTCACACTCTCCTACTCACGGTACAGAAACAGCCAGCAACAGTTTGCAAATAAAGATTTCACAACAGATTCTGGCAGTCAAATAAGATTCGGGATTATAACGAGATTTGTCTCGGATTTTTAAGTAGCTCAGTGCAGTGGATCGTCAGCATGAAAAAGGATGCGATGCAGCAGATTTGCAGACTTCTTGCTTCATTCACTTGGCATAAatgagtgactgtgttatgAAATTAAATCAGCAGTCATGAGATCACACTAAGCTCTTACAGCTGCTTTTCAATTAAAATATcagatttatttcattttccttaGATATCAGTGCAGGAGTGGACTCTACTTACAGTGACATTAATGGATACAGGCTTGACTGTAACATGTTTGCTGTCGAAGGTCCCATTACATGTCTTAGTTACAGTCCACCTCTTTAAGTATCTTTTATAATTCATGTGTTAAGCACTTACCTCTAACTCAGTTAACTCACCTGTACACTAAAGTAACAATTGACCCGGGCtggtgtaaaacacagggatccGTGTCAGTTTTCCAGTCCTATAGACATACAGAGTCAAGACTCAACCCTGTCGACTTAAAAATACTATTAAAACAGTGTAGGTATGCTTAGAGCTTTCAAGTTTTGGGTAAGACCCTTTTTTAACATTGTTAACACATTATTTAACCAATTTGAACTTTTCTTCCCCTCTTACAAAATGGTTTCACTCAATGCTTTATTGCGTCGTATGATCAATACAAAATATGCAGATCTGAAATCAGTGCTAATGTGTCCTGTCCAAATGGACCGGTTTGACCACAACTCCAGCGTTTAAGCATATTGTCAATCACTATTTTAACacaggtctgagatcagtgtgaAATCGGTCTGTGCAAGTCCTGACTCACCAGCTGTCATAAACAACTGCATATGTTTAAACACAGTTTTGAGTCTGATATTTTCTACACTTAGGCGCAGTCCCTGGAAGCTCAGCTCACTGACGTGCAATCAGCCCTGACTCAAGCCCTATCTGACCGAGAGCGCCTCCTGCTGGAGCTCAGGAAATATGACCCCAACTTCAACCTGTGACCTCTGATCTGTGCCAAGAGAAGTTTCAGAGGTGAAACTAGCGCCGGTGAAGGGGCTTGAGGGAGGCAGAAGAGCTCTGTTAGTTTATACTGAGGTCAAAATGGCTTCCAGCATTTGGAAGAGGGGGATAAAAAAATGGGAGAATTTTGCCCTCATCAGTCTctacatccctctctcttctctttcgaTAACAAAAGAGAAGATACGGGTTCCAGTCAGGTGCCAATAACTTCTTGTTTATTCAActtagtttctctctccctctctctttttctcgttcTTATTGGTGACTGTAAgttactgacacacaccttGTCCTCTGTGTGGCTGAATGAACACTGAAGACaaggtgaaaaaagaagaaaaatgttgttgCACTCTTTTGCGGATGCAGAGGAAATCTCTCGTTTTATCCTCTCTTTAAAACTCACATGATCATACATACTGTTCAGACACAGCAGTATTCTGCCGCTGTTACAGTGGATATTCATAACTAAATGTAAGGCTCCATTGTTTTGTGGTAATTATAGATTTTAGGTGTATTTAGGTGTAGATGTAGCTATGTACATGACATGGTACATTTTCTCCTAGCTGCTCtttagctgtgtgtctgtgtgtgtgtgtgtgtgtgtgtgtgtgtgtgtgtgtgtgtgtgtgtgtgtatgtgtgtgtgtgtgtgtgtgtgtgtgtgtgtgtgtgtgtgtgtgactgctttaAGGAGAGGAGTGGCACTCTAATGTACCACAGTATCGTACTGTTGTTAAGGAGCACAGTATATGGCTCTGTCTATGTCACTCTCTAATACTTTGTTTAgccatgccacacacacagaaatgtgtgcatgcacactcaACATTCAGTGTTTTAACTTGAGAAAATAGGTCCTCTTTTATTTAATGGTACACTTTGCGCATGGATATCTttctcagacagaaaacacacacgagACAAATGCTGTTACCTTTGGAACATGTGGCACAAAATATTCAGACTGAATGTCCAAACTGGGTACATACTACTGTAATAACCAGACATCTCATAGCTTTAGTGGAAAATTAAGTTTTGTCGAtggttttggatttgttttgataaaacGCTACAGTATGTAATAAATTATTCTATCAAACAGatattacattcacacacacacactcacacacacacactcacacactgctgtcatgcTGTGAACCATAGTGTACAGAGTAACCTCTAGGCTGTGTGCACACATCTGTATATTTCACACCTGTTTACGAGTCTGCTGTTACTATTTATTATGCACATGTAGCAGCAAATGTAGCAACTCTAAACAATTCCAACCCAACCTAACCATCAAGTTTACTGTCTAAAGAAGGTACACTCTATATGCCTGTTAGAACCTAAATCATTCAACCAAGTGTGGTTCATCAAGAACCAAAGTTTCTCTTTGACTGATGACGTCAGTGTCATGGTGCATTCATAAACGCAGAATAAAATTTCAATGATCACTCTTAGTAGAAATAATAATTATTGGAATCTAGTGCTGTACTAAGGTGAACAgagcactgtttaaaaaaaaaaaaagatagctCTATTTTTAACACTTTGACCTTTTTTCTgggttgtgtttattttcttccACTGTAGTATTAATAAAACTTGGAAGCCTCTTGTCCTGGAAACCATTTTTAAACAGCTGCTCTGGGCCATGAATTTTTGCACAAAtcaaaaatgaaatcagaacACACAACCCTTTTGATTTTATATTTATCTAAAACTACTTGTTACcgatacgttttttttttttttttcctttttaaactcACCTGAAATGTGAGCACAGTTCTCCACAATGTCTGTTTCTGATATTGCATGTTACACAGTATGAATTCAGTATTACAGTCAGGTAAGGGTTGGGATCTTAAATAGTTGCAGGAAACTTTAGGTAAATGATGATGTTGTTTGAAAGATGTGTTAAAAGAAATCTTGGTCGACTGGGAGAGCAGTAGGTTGTTCTCAGGATCGGTTGTATTATTGCGTAGGTGATTTTTAATCTTAGGGTGAATGGGATTATTCTGTACACAGATGAATTAGATTAGAACTTTACTACATCAGTGCATGCTCTGGACATCTCTCAGGCTTTTTGTTTAGTAAGCTGTCCACGTTGTGTCATATGATTATAAACAAACTAAACTTGTtccagattcttttttttttttttttaactgatgttgAGTCTTGAGTGACTGCTAAAAAACCCCCACCCCTGGTGGTTATCATGTGTAATTACACCTCATCCCTCAGCACTATTTACAGTATTTTGCCTTCTTTGAAATTTGAACCATTTCATAAGCAAACTGATCTCTAGAATAAGGATGTTCTTGCCTCTCCAGCTTATAGTTAATTTCCTGTGCGTGGaaggttggtttgtttgtttgatttttcaaaaacagtAGTTTTCCTATGAATGAATCACATTGGAAGTGTCCAGAGGGAAGATTATCAAATGTCATTCAGAACATGTGAGGTTGCGTgagtttttgtgttattttgcaTGACTGGATTTGAGAGCTTCCACATAGCAGTCTCTTGCAGAaaattcagtgttcagagcagaaTGAGGTATCCAAGATGAACATTTTCAGATGTAACATCTGAATGATCCTAAAAggatttaattgtttttttttttgtttctgttttccaaTAATtgattgtaataataataattatgataataataataatatcttaTGCTATTAATGCTATAAAGAGTCCTAGTGAGCCC includes the following:
- the bltp3a gene encoding UHRF1-binding protein 1 — protein: MAGIIKKQILKHLSRFTKNLSPDKINLSTLKGEGQLSNLELDEEVLQNMLDLPTWLAVTRVYCNKAAIRIQWTKLKTSPICLFLDKVEVEMRTCEEPRPPNGPSPIAITAGQSEYGFAEKVVEGMSVIINSITIKVQSRAFHASFELWQLQGNSLNPKWQRSDLRYTRITHPKRGEVLTFKEINWQSLRIEADAIESEDQDLGNTPLRLITNQGRIRIALKRRIKDCNVLASKLMFILDDLLWVLTDSQLKAVIHYAKSLSEAMEKSAQQRKAMAAESLQTAPPSPGFQSLFTEPSPAPAGTPSTLGQYFDLHDVKESSYHTFISRLDLHICNDSSSADPDEPPLPGSQGAMQLTFRKLGFDYYPFHRPGDGCRHWERHCGAMEAHAQWAARLLHDFQRRMENSEIPGPHSQPSPSAKDSPARKVQGDGEAKPSPERSQSSSSSSRRSSAVPPTGTPLKTLRSSCMVVRMDDLNIHQVSTRGRHSKKTQSLLSCNRKALHLPDNTPAIHLQFTEYYFPDNPGLPVPCSNLYAQVNGLQLCLDPISLVWMSLFGRGLHRTLDQVKAFYHLQDSSKSDEHIDIRLDAAQLRLIIPLESSILDHPDRPQSLSITVPQSVLSNTRHCPHGSRADLGTTYGSFSSRSFFQPESPRCFPGDQNNFHPLPSVFLKHSLETEPQPLLDKRPHRLQDIWLLSLSRAALGFEGARRGPRGKALPFVEPFAMSVWMCRPAAFVRGCVPSPSEQTLKDPSDPGQALQYEITAPNFPSEGDQMESQTGPPNASIHIIAQSISPVKVWLNHYQYVALLRMKDSLTRLAADLGLGGGGGGGGGQVAAEPPSVCVAVLMDVVELGLLMPPAIGEPEEEALAPEETDSPSLTDSELSPSHRSAEPGPLEDSGIGGNGAVSVERSEGDGDEEECVEEACEALEEGLDGQIGLEDESQVTASALSPPTSPGHLPVISRDASTFSLEGELSNALNATKDVTKDALNASLEVTKGALSITKDAFSILSRGSAMSKLFSGQAKDPSSRPEEASPSLVGGLRLQPMKQSPSQNSYDSAVLEGSVADDRLSVDSDTSENFVILMDSDTGVESLRPNGTPVHTSSRESPAPGTESSADLSSSLSQSTEDISQDTASVLMLCLSGVGTVTEVRGEDVVVAVEVQELVTKQLGNQRISELLLGLTAAPGLPSSQSGPVSPGPGQAVLQRPPVMCMRMELGPCAGRHAPVCETVGFLELHMNGCGAELLTSTLATIGPFLEDELTADIQPMRIRVDDTEITLRDDGPRVYPTAPQPVPVVFHLNRVVLERSDDGAFTLRACPRQSEEESTTSTDTCRDKCDKPTPEQSKAQSLEAQLTDVQSALTQALSDRERLLLELRKYDPNFNL